A single window of Rhodothermales bacterium DNA harbors:
- the lysA gene encoding diaminopimelate decarboxylase has translation MATPFPTKTPADPDRLIEAAGAFGTPVYVYDERIIQRQCQALRTHLAGLPLRLLYAMKANAHPAVLAVIRDEGFGIDAVSPAELALARRVGFAPEELLYSANNMNDAEMAEIAAQGILMNIGELSRLEALGRAFPGAAVCVRLNPSIGSGHHEHVVTAGKHTKFGIPIEAIGDVLDMAKRYRLRVTGIHQHIGSGIASMHVLRDTMELLLDAAVRFSDLAFINFGGGFNIPYRAEEQALDLENFQEGIVEPLLDRLPAGIECWFEPGRFLVAECGTLVVQATTLKEAYGVTYAGTDSGMAHLIRPAMYGAYHEIVNLTHPEGPIDAYTVVGNICESGDILARDRQLPAIRPGDLLAILDTGAYGMAMASLYNLRPLPAEVMIRRDGRLELIQPRWTSEELLDTLYGPYFSGRLNA, from the coding sequence ATGGCTACCCCCTTTCCGACCAAGACGCCCGCCGACCCGGATCGGCTGATCGAGGCTGCCGGCGCGTTTGGAACCCCCGTCTATGTGTATGACGAGCGTATCATCCAGCGGCAATGCCAGGCCCTGCGCACCCATCTGGCGGGGTTGCCGCTACGTCTGTTGTATGCGATGAAGGCCAATGCCCATCCGGCCGTACTTGCGGTGATCCGGGATGAAGGATTTGGCATCGACGCCGTGTCGCCGGCGGAGCTGGCCCTGGCGCGACGGGTTGGATTTGCGCCCGAGGAGCTGCTCTACTCGGCGAACAACATGAACGATGCCGAGATGGCCGAGATCGCGGCGCAGGGGATCCTGATGAATATCGGGGAGCTGTCGCGGCTGGAGGCGCTGGGCCGGGCGTTTCCCGGGGCGGCTGTGTGTGTGCGGCTCAACCCGTCGATCGGTTCAGGACACCACGAACACGTCGTCACGGCCGGCAAACATACCAAGTTCGGCATTCCCATCGAGGCCATCGGAGACGTGTTGGACATGGCGAAACGATATCGTCTGCGCGTGACCGGCATCCACCAGCATATCGGTAGCGGGATCGCCTCGATGCACGTCCTCCGGGACACCATGGAGCTGCTGTTGGACGCCGCGGTGCGATTTTCCGATCTCGCCTTCATAAACTTTGGCGGCGGCTTCAACATCCCCTATCGGGCGGAGGAGCAGGCGCTCGACCTCGAAAATTTCCAGGAGGGCATCGTAGAACCTCTATTGGACCGGTTGCCGGCCGGCATCGAATGCTGGTTCGAACCCGGCCGATTCCTGGTGGCCGAGTGCGGGACGCTGGTGGTGCAGGCGACGACCCTGAAAGAAGCGTATGGTGTGACGTATGCCGGCACGGACTCCGGCATGGCTCACCTCATCCGGCCGGCGATGTACGGCGCCTACCACGAGATCGTGAATCTCACCCATCCCGAGGGCCCCATCGATGCCTATACCGTGGTCGGCAACATTTGCGAGTCGGGCGATATCCTGGCGCGGGACCGGCAGTTGCCGGCTATCCGACCGGGCGATTTGCTGGCTATCCTGGACACCGGCGCCTACGGCATGGCGATGGCCTCGCTCTACAACCTGCGGCCCTTGCCGGCGGAAGTCATGATCCGGCGCGACGGCCGCCTGGAGCTCATCCAGCCGCGGTGGACCTCCGAAGAGCTGCTCGACACCCTCTACGGGCCGTACTTCAGCGGCCGACTCAACGC